Proteins co-encoded in one Crateriforma spongiae genomic window:
- a CDS encoding FliA/WhiG family RNA polymerase sigma factor, whose amino-acid sequence MAATVTADDEILQVWATLKETSKDAPNYEPLRNKLVERYMPLVKYNGERIWQRLPDGVDLDDLISAGIFGLMDAIDAYDLDRGVKFETYCVPRIRGAMLDELRTMDWVPRLVRSKASKLGVARKTLETKLGRAPTVQELAEHMELDVKEVEKMQSDANAVGVVSLNKKWYETDSYKDVREIDILEDKKGEDPTRRVQKNDLMRLVTKGLNRNERLIIILYYYEELTMKEIGATLDLSESRVSQMHTSIVNRLQTQLGVRKTEFAA is encoded by the coding sequence ATGGCAGCGACAGTCACAGCCGATGACGAGATCCTACAAGTATGGGCCACGTTGAAGGAGACGTCGAAAGACGCTCCCAACTACGAACCGCTTCGCAACAAGCTGGTCGAACGGTACATGCCGCTGGTCAAATACAACGGCGAACGTATCTGGCAACGCTTGCCCGATGGCGTCGATCTGGACGACTTGATCAGCGCGGGCATCTTCGGGTTGATGGACGCCATCGACGCGTACGACCTGGACCGCGGTGTCAAATTCGAAACCTATTGCGTGCCGCGGATCCGTGGCGCCATGTTGGACGAACTGCGAACGATGGACTGGGTCCCGCGTTTGGTTCGCAGCAAAGCCAGCAAGCTGGGCGTCGCTCGCAAGACCCTGGAAACCAAGTTGGGGCGTGCCCCGACCGTCCAGGAACTTGCCGAGCACATGGAATTGGACGTCAAAGAAGTCGAAAAGATGCAGTCCGATGCCAACGCGGTCGGCGTCGTTTCGCTGAACAAGAAGTGGTACGAAACGGACAGTTACAAAGACGTTCGTGAAATCGACATCCTGGAAGACAAGAAGGGTGAAGACCCGACGCGTCGTGTCCAGAAGAACGATCTGATGCGTCTGGTGACCAAAGGCCTGAATCGAAACGAACGCCTGATCATCATTCTGTACTACTACGAAGAATTGACGATGAAGGAAATCGGCGCGACTTTGGATCTTTCCGAGTCACGCGTCAGCCAAATGCACACCTCCATCGTCAACCGGTTGCAAACGCAACTGGGTGTCCGCAAGACTGAATTCGCCGCCTAG
- the glpK gene encoding glycerol kinase GlpK: MILALDQGTTSSRALLIHHDGSVVGMKQQEFTQHYPKPGWVEHDALQIWQTQRDVAQQLLQEQQVPADAVSGIGITNQRETTIIWNRDTGQPLAPAIVWQDRRTAEQCERLVEAGHSEQVRNKTGLVIDPYFCATKLRWLLDHTPDARRLADSGKVAFGTVDSWLIWNLTGGQRHITDVTNASRTMLWNLSDQRWDDELLKLFDIPASVLPDVVLSSAIHGETIADLFGSPIRIAGIAGDQQAALMGQNCSRHGMAKNTYGTGCFMLMNIGNHPMLSESKLLTTAACRLDESSSYALEGSIFVAGAAVQWLRDGLGIIEQSSDVEALAAQVDDTDDVYLVPALAGLGAPHWDAHARGTLIGITRGTTRAHLARATLEGIAFQVADVLDAMKKDSGIDPTELRVDGGAAANNLLMQFQADILGVPVVRPKSVETTAMGAAYLAGLATGFWKDTAEIETIWTVDQTFHPTMSSDEVIHRRGRWRDAVSRSRHWDKA, translated from the coding sequence ATGATCCTGGCACTCGACCAAGGCACCACCAGCAGCCGCGCCCTGCTGATCCATCACGACGGATCCGTCGTTGGAATGAAACAGCAAGAGTTCACCCAACATTATCCCAAGCCGGGCTGGGTCGAACATGACGCGTTGCAAATCTGGCAAACCCAACGCGACGTCGCACAACAATTGCTTCAGGAACAGCAGGTTCCAGCGGACGCTGTGTCGGGAATCGGCATCACCAACCAGCGTGAAACGACCATCATCTGGAATCGCGACACCGGCCAGCCCCTAGCGCCGGCAATCGTGTGGCAGGATCGCCGCACCGCCGAGCAATGCGAACGCTTGGTCGAGGCAGGGCACAGCGAACAAGTACGAAACAAGACGGGATTGGTGATTGATCCCTATTTTTGTGCCACCAAGTTACGGTGGCTGCTGGACCACACTCCCGACGCTCGGCGACTGGCCGATTCCGGAAAGGTCGCGTTCGGGACCGTCGACAGTTGGCTGATCTGGAACCTGACCGGCGGGCAACGACACATCACCGACGTCACCAACGCGTCGCGAACCATGTTATGGAATCTGTCGGATCAGCGGTGGGACGACGAACTGCTGAAGCTATTCGATATCCCGGCCAGCGTTTTACCCGACGTCGTTTTGTCGTCTGCGATCCATGGTGAAACGATCGCTGACCTGTTCGGTTCCCCGATTCGAATCGCTGGAATCGCGGGCGATCAACAAGCCGCTTTGATGGGACAAAATTGTTCGCGACACGGCATGGCAAAAAACACGTATGGGACCGGTTGCTTCATGCTGATGAACATCGGCAATCATCCGATGCTTTCCGAATCCAAGCTGTTGACCACGGCGGCATGTCGCTTGGACGAATCATCCTCCTATGCGCTGGAAGGCAGCATCTTTGTTGCCGGTGCAGCGGTGCAGTGGCTTCGCGACGGATTGGGCATCATCGAACAATCGTCCGATGTCGAAGCCTTGGCTGCTCAGGTCGACGACACCGATGATGTCTATTTGGTTCCGGCACTGGCCGGACTAGGGGCACCCCACTGGGATGCACACGCACGCGGCACTTTGATTGGAATCACTCGTGGTACAACCCGTGCCCATTTGGCTCGCGCGACCTTGGAAGGCATTGCGTTTCAAGTTGCCGACGTTTTGGATGCAATGAAGAAAGATTCCGGCATCGACCCGACCGAGTTGCGTGTCGATGGCGGCGCGGCCGCAAACAATCTGTTGATGCAGTTTCAAGCGGACATCTTGGGCGTTCCAGTTGTTCGCCCCAAGTCGGTGGAAACAACCGCGATGGGCGCCGCCTACCTTGCGGGCCTCGCAACCGGATTTTGGAAAGACACCGCCGAAATCGAAACCATCTGGACCGTCGACCAAACGTTTCACCCGACGATGTCGTCCGATGAGGTCATTCACCGTCGCGGGCGTTGGCGCGACGCCGTTTCCAGATCTCGCCATTGGGATAAAGCTTGA
- a CDS encoding glycerol-3-phosphate dehydrogenase/oxidase, with product MSMNSVPKPLDRHASVERIQTRSAPWDLVVIGGGATGVGIALDAATRGLDVVLVERDDFGKGTSSRSTKLVHGGVRYLQQGNLTLVRDALRERSLLRKNAPHTVHPLSFIIPCDSKLARWYYWTGLKLYDVLATGRGFAGSKMLDAKSVGEHLPTLANHGTGGGVQYQDGQFDDTQLLTDMALTAAQHNACLLNYANAFDFEKSTSGSIVGVHVTDKESNQSLEIRGRAVVNATGPFCDQLRAVDAPDSSPLVAASQGVHIVLPKDFLPGSSALMVPKTSDGRVLFMIPWYDHVLVGTTDTAIDEAIVEPSAQDQEIEFILETASDYLNRRPGYQDILSVFTGIRPLVQDDPSARTASLSRDHKIQVSNSGLITITGGKWTTVRKMAEDVVDRAIKTADLPSQPCRTTDTAIIDGNAIEPDGADPTPLHQNFAYTVADVQRAVRYQMARTVEDVLARRTRCLFLNTSATMEIAETVADVMAIELQKDGDWKQKQLSEFRETASHFFPPSPTMQPR from the coding sequence ATGTCCATGAATAGCGTGCCCAAACCATTGGACCGACACGCATCGGTTGAACGAATCCAAACTCGTTCTGCCCCCTGGGACTTGGTGGTCATTGGAGGCGGGGCAACGGGTGTCGGCATCGCGTTGGATGCGGCAACGCGAGGCCTGGATGTCGTGTTGGTGGAACGCGACGACTTTGGCAAAGGCACCTCCAGCCGAAGTACTAAACTGGTTCACGGTGGCGTTCGTTATCTCCAGCAGGGCAACCTAACCCTGGTCCGCGATGCACTTCGTGAACGATCGTTGTTGCGAAAGAACGCACCGCACACGGTTCATCCGCTGTCGTTCATCATTCCCTGTGATTCAAAACTTGCCCGATGGTATTACTGGACCGGGCTGAAGCTGTATGACGTGCTGGCGACCGGCAGAGGTTTCGCGGGCTCAAAAATGCTTGACGCCAAATCCGTCGGCGAACACTTACCGACGTTGGCCAATCACGGAACCGGCGGCGGCGTCCAATACCAAGATGGCCAGTTTGATGACACGCAGTTGTTGACGGACATGGCGCTGACCGCAGCACAGCACAACGCATGCTTGCTGAACTATGCGAACGCGTTCGACTTTGAAAAGTCGACTTCGGGCTCGATCGTTGGCGTTCACGTGACCGATAAGGAATCGAATCAATCGTTGGAAATTCGGGGCAGGGCAGTGGTCAATGCGACCGGCCCCTTCTGCGACCAGTTGCGAGCGGTCGATGCGCCGGACAGTTCGCCCCTGGTCGCCGCCAGCCAAGGCGTCCACATTGTCTTGCCCAAAGATTTCCTGCCGGGATCATCGGCACTGATGGTTCCAAAGACCAGCGACGGACGCGTGCTGTTCATGATCCCCTGGTACGATCATGTTCTGGTCGGAACCACCGACACCGCGATTGATGAAGCGATCGTCGAACCGTCGGCACAAGATCAAGAAATCGAATTTATTCTGGAGACCGCATCGGATTATCTGAACCGCCGGCCAGGATACCAAGACATCCTGAGCGTCTTCACTGGAATTCGACCGTTGGTGCAAGACGATCCGAGCGCAAGGACGGCATCGCTTTCAAGAGACCACAAAATTCAGGTGTCCAACTCCGGCTTGATCACCATCACTGGCGGCAAATGGACGACCGTTCGAAAAATGGCGGAAGACGTGGTGGACCGAGCGATCAAAACGGCAGATCTGCCATCACAACCGTGTCGCACCACCGACACTGCCATCATCGATGGCAATGCCATCGAACCGGACGGTGCCGACCCGACGCCTCTACATCAGAACTTCGCCTACACCGTTGCCGACGTCCAACGAGCAGTACGCTATCAAATGGCCCGAACGGTGGAAGACGTCCTGGCACGCCGCACCCGGTGTCTATTCCTGAACACATCAGCGACGATGGAAATCGCCGAAACGGTGGCGGACGTAATGGCAATCGAGCTGCAAAAAGATGGCGATTGGAAGCAAAAGCAACTAAGTGAGTTTCGCGAAACGGCATCGCATTTCTTTCCGCCATCTCCAACGATGCAACCTCGCTAG
- a CDS encoding sulfatase: MLLGTLLWICATTVGAETPKSVLMIAVDDLGAAIRCYGDPIAVTPNIDRLASRGVKFDRAYNQLPLCNPSRASVMTGLRPDAIKVYDLARHFREELPGAVTLPQAFQMAGYQARRVGKIFHYAVPAAIGTDGFDDPVSWDQVVNPKGRDKREEHLVFNAEPHRKISASLSWLAADGTDEEQTDGMVATQAIQWLEDVPKRPQFIAAGFFRPHTPYIAPKKYFDLYPLETIRLPWAPENDRDDIPTPAFAHNCPVPNYGLDSLTLRKAIQAYYATVSFVDAQVGRILDAVDAADLWDDLVIVFWSDHGYHLGEHNGVWQKRTLFEQGARTPLVMYSPKAKGNGVSCDRIVEFVDIFPTCLQMAGVPLGDLAGQLHGRSLVPLLDQPLNEDWNGSAVTQVLRPADQRLATPVMGRSVRTRRYRYTEWNGGDSGVELYDHHSDPMEFHNLAEQPNESVRRSIERLRKLFGDRAISHPPASPFEPAAL, from the coding sequence ATCTTACTTGGAACGCTGCTGTGGATTTGTGCGACCACAGTGGGGGCGGAAACGCCCAAATCGGTTCTGATGATTGCGGTCGACGACTTGGGTGCCGCAATCCGGTGCTACGGTGATCCGATTGCGGTGACGCCGAATATCGATCGATTGGCCTCTCGCGGGGTAAAGTTTGATCGTGCTTACAACCAGTTGCCCCTTTGCAATCCATCGCGTGCTTCAGTGATGACCGGGCTGCGGCCTGACGCCATCAAAGTGTACGACTTGGCGCGTCATTTCCGCGAAGAATTACCCGGTGCCGTGACCCTGCCCCAAGCTTTCCAGATGGCGGGGTATCAAGCGCGGAGAGTTGGGAAGATCTTCCACTATGCGGTTCCCGCTGCCATCGGAACCGATGGATTTGATGATCCTGTGTCTTGGGATCAGGTGGTCAATCCAAAAGGACGAGACAAGCGTGAGGAACATCTTGTCTTCAACGCCGAACCGCATCGGAAAATCAGTGCTTCGTTGTCATGGCTGGCCGCCGATGGAACCGACGAAGAACAGACCGATGGGATGGTGGCAACCCAAGCGATTCAGTGGCTGGAAGACGTGCCTAAACGACCCCAGTTCATTGCGGCAGGTTTTTTTCGACCACACACACCTTACATTGCACCCAAAAAGTACTTTGATCTCTATCCGTTGGAAACCATTCGGCTTCCTTGGGCACCCGAAAATGATCGGGACGATATCCCCACCCCGGCGTTTGCCCACAATTGCCCCGTTCCAAACTATGGTTTGGATTCATTGACGCTGCGGAAAGCCATCCAAGCCTATTACGCGACCGTTTCATTTGTTGACGCGCAGGTGGGAAGGATTTTGGACGCAGTGGACGCTGCCGACTTGTGGGATGATCTTGTGATCGTGTTTTGGTCCGATCACGGATACCATCTGGGAGAACACAACGGCGTTTGGCAAAAACGAACGCTCTTTGAACAAGGGGCACGAACACCGCTGGTCATGTATTCGCCCAAGGCCAAAGGAAACGGCGTCAGTTGTGATCGTATCGTTGAATTTGTTGATATCTTTCCGACATGCCTGCAAATGGCTGGTGTGCCATTGGGTGACCTGGCAGGACAGCTTCATGGCCGTTCGTTGGTGCCGCTATTGGATCAACCGCTGAACGAGGATTGGAACGGCAGTGCGGTGACGCAAGTATTACGCCCAGCAGATCAACGCTTGGCAACACCAGTCATGGGACGCTCCGTTCGAACCAGACGTTATCGCTATACGGAATGGAATGGCGGAGATTCAGGTGTTGAACTGTATGACCACCATAGCGATCCGATGGAATTTCATAACTTGGCAGAACAACCAAACGAATCGGTCCGACGCAGCATTGAAAGGCTTCGGAAACTATTTGGGGATCGCGCCATTTCGCATCCGCCGGCCAGTCCCTTTGAACCAGCGGCTCTTTGA
- a CDS encoding sulfatase family protein, translated as MRLTMIWMAAFTAIGVSTADGSGTQLPHLVVYLSDDHSQVDSSLYGNSNIPTPQMERLADEGLVFTHAFVASPACAPSRAALLTGLMPARNGAEANHTQPRPDIASLIGNLKDAGYCVAAFGKVAHGKQVKRYGFDDVRLQSSLQQLKPNVRKFLRTYDSSQPLCLFVGTSNPHVPWTSKTTFDMGDIEFPPHHLDTPATRQHRAEYYQEIKELDQYLGELRSDVAQHLGSNVCFVHSSDHGSQWPFGKWNLYDYGTRVPLIMAWPDHIPSGKTTGAMVSWVDLLPTLIDLVGGRLPDDLDGRSFSDVALGRADQHRDWIFTTHTGDGRMNVYPIRSVRSRRWKLIHNLHPEWAHTNHSDLLRKPGAGAYWNEWSDRFLSDERATAIINRYYKRPQWEFYDLESDPWEQQNLANDPNHEATIGDFKHRLNDWMLQQGDQRTVHADPRPLENPNQWHPRSFPDIAD; from the coding sequence ATGCGATTGACCATGATATGGATGGCTGCATTCACCGCGATTGGGGTGTCTACGGCTGATGGTAGTGGGACGCAATTGCCACATTTGGTCGTCTACCTTTCAGATGACCATTCGCAGGTGGATTCCAGCCTTTATGGGAATTCAAATATACCGACGCCACAGATGGAGCGTTTGGCTGACGAAGGTCTCGTGTTCACTCACGCATTTGTGGCTTCACCCGCCTGTGCGCCAAGTCGCGCCGCCTTGCTGACCGGGCTGATGCCTGCTCGCAACGGCGCGGAGGCGAACCATACACAGCCGCGTCCCGATATTGCGTCGCTGATCGGGAATTTGAAAGATGCAGGATATTGTGTTGCTGCGTTTGGAAAGGTTGCACACGGCAAGCAGGTGAAACGGTACGGTTTCGATGACGTTCGATTGCAATCTTCCCTTCAACAGTTGAAGCCCAACGTCCGGAAGTTTTTGCGGACATATGACTCGTCGCAACCGCTGTGTCTGTTCGTGGGGACGAGCAATCCTCATGTTCCTTGGACCAGCAAGACGACCTTCGACATGGGTGATATTGAATTTCCACCGCATCATTTGGATACGCCGGCGACCCGCCAGCACCGCGCGGAATATTACCAAGAGATCAAAGAACTGGATCAGTACCTGGGCGAACTGCGTTCGGACGTCGCGCAGCATTTGGGATCAAATGTTTGCTTTGTGCATTCCAGTGATCATGGATCTCAATGGCCGTTTGGGAAATGGAACTTGTATGATTATGGGACCCGTGTGCCCTTGATCATGGCTTGGCCAGATCACATTCCAAGCGGGAAGACGACCGGTGCCATGGTCAGTTGGGTTGATCTGCTGCCGACTCTGATCGACCTGGTTGGTGGCCGTCTTCCGGATGATTTGGACGGTCGCTCGTTTTCTGATGTCGCCTTGGGAAGAGCGGATCAGCATAGAGATTGGATTTTTACCACGCACACGGGTGATGGTCGGATGAATGTCTATCCAATCCGCTCGGTGCGTTCGCGTCGTTGGAAGCTGATACACAACCTGCATCCAGAATGGGCGCATACCAATCACTCGGATCTGCTACGCAAGCCCGGTGCAGGTGCCTACTGGAACGAGTGGTCGGATCGGTTTTTGTCTGACGAACGTGCAACCGCCATCATCAATAGATACTACAAGCGGCCGCAGTGGGAGTTCTACGATTTGGAATCGGATCCCTGGGAACAGCAGAACTTGGCGAACGATCCAAACCATGAAGCAACCATCGGTGATTTCAAACACAGACTGAACGATTGGATGCTACAACAGGGGGATCAACGCACCGTTCATGCTGATCCGCGGCCCTTGGAGAATCCCAATCAATGGCATCCACGCTCGTTTCCCGATATCGCCGATTGA
- a CDS encoding sulfatase family protein yields the protein MPNQTSIVCLFSIAFLWISGVCWTGTASGDESADAAEIQRSNIVFVIADDCTFRDIGCYGGQALTPNIDALATQGMRMTHCFQAAPMCSPTRHNVYTGLYPVKSGAYPNHTTVDPGTKSVVQYLGDLGYRVAQSGKTHVNPKSVFTWEKLNADGKKKQGKTPDFKRIDKFFAECKQAGQPFCLLACSNEPHSPWDKGDASQYPPSDLELPPYFVDTPETREAFSRYLAEITYFDGQVGKLLDLLDKRGLADNTLVMVVSEQGNSFPFAKWTCYDTGLQSACVVRWPGKVEPGAVNPAMIEYVDFLPTWIEVAGGIPDKNLDGASLLDVFAGKQTHKNYVFGEMTTRGIHHGSEYYGIRSVRSGRFKYIWNFSPEMEFQNACTRSKEFRSWVQAAENGNEHAAELVQRYTSRPEVELYDIRNDPLEQDNLAQMPQYTAVKDRLKAELDRWMTACGDAGHQTEMKAYDRMPGHSPKSK from the coding sequence ATGCCAAATCAAACGAGCATTGTGTGTCTGTTCTCGATCGCGTTTCTCTGGATATCCGGCGTCTGCTGGACCGGCACTGCGAGCGGAGATGAATCGGCCGACGCAGCCGAAATTCAACGCAGCAACATTGTCTTCGTGATTGCCGATGACTGTACGTTCCGTGATATCGGTTGTTATGGCGGGCAAGCGTTGACGCCCAACATCGATGCTCTGGCGACGCAGGGCATGCGGATGACCCACTGCTTTCAAGCGGCCCCCATGTGTTCACCCACACGTCACAACGTTTACACCGGTCTTTATCCGGTCAAAAGCGGGGCATATCCAAATCATACGACGGTCGATCCAGGTACAAAGTCGGTGGTTCAGTACCTGGGCGACTTGGGGTATCGCGTCGCGCAAAGCGGGAAAACGCACGTCAATCCCAAGAGTGTCTTCACTTGGGAAAAACTGAATGCAGATGGGAAGAAGAAGCAAGGAAAGACCCCCGATTTCAAACGCATCGACAAATTTTTCGCCGAGTGCAAGCAGGCTGGTCAGCCGTTCTGTCTGCTTGCCTGTTCGAACGAACCTCACAGTCCGTGGGACAAGGGGGATGCGTCGCAATATCCGCCGTCAGATTTGGAACTGCCGCCCTATTTTGTCGACACGCCCGAAACACGTGAGGCGTTCTCGCGATATCTGGCCGAAATCACATACTTCGACGGCCAAGTCGGCAAGTTGTTGGACCTGTTGGATAAACGGGGATTGGCCGACAACACTCTGGTCATGGTCGTCAGCGAGCAAGGAAATTCTTTCCCGTTCGCTAAATGGACCTGTTACGACACCGGGCTTCAGTCGGCTTGCGTGGTTCGTTGGCCTGGCAAAGTGGAACCAGGTGCGGTGAATCCGGCCATGATCGAGTATGTGGACTTCTTGCCGACTTGGATTGAGGTCGCTGGCGGTATACCTGACAAAAATCTGGACGGCGCAAGCCTTTTGGATGTGTTTGCAGGCAAGCAGACACACAAAAACTATGTGTTTGGCGAGATGACCACTCGGGGGATTCACCATGGATCGGAATATTACGGAATCCGATCGGTTCGTTCCGGACGTTTTAAATACATCTGGAACTTCAGCCCGGAGATGGAGTTCCAAAACGCGTGCACGCGATCGAAAGAATTCAGGAGTTGGGTTCAGGCTGCAGAAAATGGAAATGAACACGCCGCCGAATTGGTTCAACGCTACACGAGTCGCCCCGAAGTCGAACTGTACGACATTCGAAATGATCCGCTGGAACAAGATAACCTGGCACAGATGCCGCAGTACACGGCGGTGAAAGATCGATTGAAAGCGGAACTGGATCGCTGGATGACCGCTTGTGGCGATGCCGGTCATCAAACGGAAATGAAAGCCTATGATCGCATGCCCGGTCATTCGCCCAAATCAAAATAG
- a CDS encoding DUF1559 family PulG-like putative transporter, protein MEFLFTCPHCGTRTEVDRKFSGAQGACVTCGRPITIPDFDGPDASALRSSANANDTFQWRSTLARKPLAIFTAGLVFLGCLVAMLVAVVRFGGGAVSTIQTAQSRAVSTSNLKQIAKALNAYADDYGRYPPAYTVGPSGTPLHSWRVLILPYLGEKERYESIQLDLPWDNAANQQWTNLVPDVYSHPRNEGLSGTTPYQVLLGPRTIFAPGQSKSPKEISDGRASTLLVVEVQPDAFTRSWMQPTDLDFRRQWNQGYGGMSDEIRGMHSGSILVATANGQVHQLDLQTPVTTIQAMITPNSGDSVPAGTLRPIVAR, encoded by the coding sequence ATGGAATTTCTTTTCACCTGTCCGCACTGTGGAACGCGAACCGAAGTTGATCGGAAATTCAGCGGTGCGCAGGGGGCCTGCGTGACATGTGGCCGACCGATCACGATTCCCGACTTTGATGGTCCTGACGCATCGGCACTTCGATCAAGTGCAAACGCCAACGACACGTTTCAGTGGCGGAGCACCCTTGCCCGCAAGCCGCTTGCCATCTTTACCGCCGGGCTGGTCTTTCTGGGCTGCTTGGTCGCCATGCTAGTCGCAGTGGTGAGGTTTGGTGGTGGAGCCGTTTCGACAATCCAAACGGCTCAAAGCCGCGCGGTATCGACTTCGAACTTAAAGCAAATTGCGAAGGCGTTGAATGCTTACGCCGATGACTATGGGCGCTATCCGCCGGCCTACACGGTCGGTCCGTCGGGGACTCCGCTGCATTCATGGAGAGTCTTGATCTTGCCTTATCTGGGTGAAAAAGAGCGATACGAATCCATACAGCTCGATCTGCCTTGGGACAACGCGGCAAACCAACAGTGGACAAACTTGGTGCCGGACGTTTACAGCCATCCAAGGAATGAAGGGTTGTCGGGAACAACGCCTTATCAGGTGCTGCTCGGACCACGAACGATCTTTGCGCCCGGTCAGTCGAAATCGCCGAAAGAAATTTCCGATGGTCGTGCATCCACATTGTTGGTGGTCGAGGTGCAGCCCGATGCTTTTACCAGAAGCTGGATGCAGCCCACCGACTTGGATTTTCGTCGACAATGGAACCAAGGATACGGTGGCATGTCGGATGAAATACGCGGCATGCATTCAGGTTCCATTCTGGTCGCCACGGCAAACGGCCAGGTGCATCAGTTGGATCTTCAGACTCCCGTCACAACCATTCAAGCGATGATCACACCCAACAGTGGTGATTCGGTGCCGGCGGGGACGCTGCGTCCGATCGTCGCTCGATAA
- the dtd gene encoding D-aminoacyl-tRNA deacylase codes for MRLVIQRVTEATVSVDGKIVGRCGPGLMILVGVGQGDQAEHAEWLAKKCAELRIFDDSDGKMNQSILDIGGSALAISQFTLLGDCRKGRRPGFTDAADPAIANELYQHFVHSLVGQGVPTETGIFAADMKVALTNDGPVTFILERD; via the coding sequence ATGCGTTTGGTTATCCAGCGAGTCACCGAAGCGACGGTGTCTGTGGACGGAAAGATTGTGGGGCGCTGCGGCCCCGGCCTGATGATACTTGTCGGGGTGGGGCAGGGGGACCAAGCGGAACACGCCGAGTGGCTAGCCAAGAAGTGCGCCGAATTGCGCATCTTTGATGATAGCGACGGCAAGATGAACCAATCGATTCTGGATATCGGCGGGTCGGCTTTGGCGATCAGCCAGTTCACTTTGCTGGGGGACTGTCGAAAGGGTCGTCGCCCAGGATTTACCGACGCGGCCGACCCCGCCATCGCGAACGAACTGTACCAGCATTTTGTGCACAGCTTGGTCGGGCAGGGCGTTCCGACTGAGACCGGCATCTTCGCGGCCGACATGAAAGTGGCGCTGACCAATGACGGGCCGGTCACTTTCATTTTGGAGCGAGATTGA
- a CDS encoding metal-dependent hydrolase, translating to MADFKTHITGSTLVGVGYGYWGMASQGMSLESAIIAGGLCSVSGMLPDLDSDSGIPLRETSMFAAAIVPVLMIERFRDMGLSNEAMALGAMLVYVTIRFILVEVFKRYTVHRGMWHSIPAALVAGLSAYLAMPCASEGIRVYKSLAVFVGFMVHLILDEIWSIDFRLGHFRLKKSFGTALKFFGNNWLANVSVYAKLFLLAYLAWGDYGILDRLRQRNRMQETGAAYETYIADPQQEFRQWADRLPWR from the coding sequence GTGGCCGATTTCAAAACCCACATCACCGGAAGCACGCTGGTCGGCGTCGGCTATGGGTATTGGGGAATGGCGTCCCAGGGGATGTCGCTGGAATCCGCGATCATCGCAGGCGGGTTGTGCAGCGTCAGTGGGATGCTGCCCGATCTGGACAGTGATTCGGGAATCCCTTTGCGTGAAACAAGTATGTTCGCCGCGGCGATTGTGCCTGTCCTGATGATCGAACGCTTTCGCGACATGGGGCTATCCAACGAAGCGATGGCGTTGGGGGCGATGCTGGTCTACGTGACGATCCGATTCATCCTGGTGGAGGTCTTCAAACGCTACACGGTCCACCGCGGAATGTGGCATAGCATTCCGGCGGCTTTGGTCGCGGGACTTTCGGCGTATCTAGCAATGCCCTGCGCCAGCGAAGGAATCCGTGTCTACAAATCGTTGGCCGTTTTCGTGGGCTTCATGGTGCACCTAATCCTGGACGAAATCTGGAGCATCGATTTCCGACTCGGGCACTTCCGACTGAAAAAGTCGTTTGGAACTGCGCTCAAATTCTTCGGCAACAACTGGCTCGCCAACGTGTCGGTGTACGCCAAGCTATTCTTGTTGGCCTATCTGGCATGGGGCGACTACGGGATTTTGGATCGTCTGCGTCAACGCAACCGCATGCAAGAAACCGGGGCGGCCTATGAAACCTACATTGCCGACCCACAGCAAGAGTTTCGGCAATGGGCCGATCGATTGCCGTGGCGATGA